A region of Bacillus cabrialesii DNA encodes the following proteins:
- a CDS encoding ABC transporter permease has protein sequence MNGRSLFFRRLIDYYKYQFNVFHSVIDWTVALYIVLPALAFVIYQYNDLLNGRGLFYEWSEVMEWRWLYAVCVLIVCTGAIHTFLMEADKVFLLQKKEMIYQLKRYVLVYSFLVTLAKWLLLFFLVFPLISHSVHITLAESAALLCYLFGLHTFFLSLKQDRIRKPRSISRRIADILFRAVLFSGSAVLIVFTESGVLALIGILFFIFSFVRGLKKTASFSAFEAEVTEEKKSRLALAGLVMMISQEAGVPKVKDRMRRKPLLYRNSKRIFKKRTICTGYKELFFKVMLRNGEYTRQMYMLLSAFTILIFVSPIWLKLIALLVYTGVCRYILTLIFDKVMDAPFLIGTDKESDEYYRARKSCINTLHYAFAACCFLAAAVSLLFT, from the coding sequence ATGAACGGGCGATCGCTCTTTTTTCGAAGGCTGATTGACTATTACAAGTATCAGTTTAACGTTTTCCATTCGGTCATTGACTGGACAGTCGCTCTCTACATTGTTTTGCCGGCGCTTGCTTTTGTCATCTATCAGTATAATGATTTGCTGAACGGAAGAGGCCTTTTTTATGAGTGGTCGGAGGTAATGGAATGGAGATGGCTGTACGCTGTGTGTGTTCTGATCGTGTGTACTGGCGCGATCCATACGTTTTTAATGGAAGCGGACAAAGTGTTTTTGCTGCAAAAGAAAGAGATGATCTATCAGCTAAAACGGTATGTGCTTGTGTATTCTTTTTTGGTCACGCTGGCGAAATGGCTGCTGCTCTTTTTCTTAGTTTTTCCCTTAATCAGTCATTCTGTTCACATTACATTGGCAGAAAGCGCTGCACTATTGTGTTACCTGTTTGGCCTTCATACATTCTTTTTATCTTTAAAGCAAGACAGGATCAGAAAGCCGCGCTCCATTTCGAGACGGATTGCCGACATTCTGTTCAGAGCCGTTCTTTTCTCCGGTTCTGCTGTTCTGATCGTTTTCACTGAGTCGGGTGTGCTTGCGCTTATTGGCATTTTGTTTTTTATTTTCTCATTCGTCCGCGGTTTGAAAAAGACAGCTTCGTTCTCGGCTTTTGAAGCAGAGGTGACTGAAGAGAAAAAAAGCAGGCTTGCGCTTGCCGGGCTTGTGATGATGATAAGCCAGGAGGCGGGAGTCCCGAAAGTAAAAGATAGAATGAGAAGAAAGCCGTTATTGTACCGGAATTCAAAAAGGATATTTAAAAAACGGACAATCTGCACAGGTTATAAGGAATTGTTTTTCAAAGTCATGCTGAGGAATGGCGAGTATACGAGGCAGATGTACATGCTCTTGTCAGCCTTCACCATTTTGATTTTTGTCTCCCCGATCTGGCTGAAGCTGATTGCGCTGCTGGTGTATACAGGTGTTTGCCGGTATATCCTTACGCTTATTTTTGACAAGGTTATGGATGCCCCTTTTTTAATTGGCACCGATAAGGAAAGTGACGAATATTACCGGGCCAGAAAAAGCTGTATCAACACGCTGCATTATGCGTTTGCCGCCTGCTGTTTTTTAGCGGCCGCTGTTTCTTTATTGTTTACATAA
- a CDS encoding ABC transporter ATP-binding protein, with protein MTKLLEASIEQAGYISRKKVLADVFLEVGKGELVGLIGANGAGKSTAIKAILGLSEDFKGHIAWNDCSFAYIPEHPSFYEELTLWEHLDLISTLHGIEESEFTHRAQSLLQTFSLDHVMHELPVTFSKGMQQKLMLIQAFLSKPDMYVIDEPFIGLDPISTKRFVDMLKAEKERGAGILMCTHVLDTAEKICDRFYMIEKGSLFLQGTLKDIQDQTGLEGRSLLDCFYKAVQGDRS; from the coding sequence TTGACAAAATTGCTTGAAGCTTCAATAGAACAGGCTGGGTATATAAGCCGAAAAAAAGTGCTCGCCGATGTTTTTTTGGAAGTCGGCAAAGGGGAGCTAGTCGGGCTGATCGGAGCTAACGGGGCCGGAAAAAGCACCGCAATCAAGGCGATACTCGGCCTCTCAGAAGACTTTAAAGGGCATATTGCCTGGAACGACTGTTCATTCGCATATATTCCGGAGCATCCGTCCTTTTACGAAGAATTGACGCTGTGGGAGCATTTGGATCTGATCAGCACGCTCCACGGTATTGAGGAGAGTGAATTTACGCACCGGGCCCAAAGCCTGCTGCAGACGTTTTCGCTTGACCATGTCATGCATGAGCTGCCTGTCACCTTTTCAAAAGGCATGCAGCAAAAGCTGATGCTTATTCAGGCTTTTCTCTCCAAGCCGGATATGTATGTGATTGATGAACCGTTTATCGGCCTTGATCCGATATCGACGAAACGCTTTGTGGACATGCTTAAGGCTGAAAAAGAACGGGGAGCCGGCATTCTCATGTGCACACACGTACTCGATACCGCGGAAAAAATCTGCGACCGGTTTTACATGATTGAGAAGGGTTCTTTATTTCTCCAAGGCACATTGAAAGATATTCAGGACCAGACCGGATTAGAGGGGCGGTCATTGCTTGATTGTTTTTATAAGGCGGTTCAAGGTGATCGGTCATGA